One part of the Anaerolineales bacterium genome encodes these proteins:
- the recJ gene encoding single-stranded-DNA-specific exonuclease RecJ, with the protein MPPLEKIWKVADLITPEADAALSAYPGLLRQILFNRGHAEADAATRYLGALPPDGNNPLRIKDMGLAVDRIEHAIRNQELVAVYGDYDADGVTATALLVQAIQALGGRARDYIPDRFEEGYGLNIQALHTLKEAGVSLVISVDCGVRSLAEAAEARKLGLDLIITDHHTPGPELPDAFAIINTKQDGDEYPEKQLAGVGTAYKLAAALQARLQPNADPHMGLDLVALGTVADMVPLAGENRWLVREGLAQIRRPARQGLMSLMGAAGVKPAGVSSGDIGYMLGPRLNAAGRMENAKAAYDLLTTNDIFKAGQLAQYLDVRNKERQALTREMSASAEVLATQANPDALLLVAIHPDYSSGVVGLAASRLVERFYRPAIVGQQGDAFTRASCRSIPHFHITHALEQCADLFQNFGGHAAAAGFTIRNERVPELLERMNAIAVDQLGALDLRQVIKVDAELPLHLLKPDILNQLALLEPTGFGNPQVNLVSRGLTVRSARTVGADARHLKLTVTDGRIVYDAIGFGMGEWAGNLPAAIDLLYRFETNEFNGRTQLQLNVRDLKPAS; encoded by the coding sequence ATGCCCCCACTGGAAAAAATTTGGAAAGTTGCTGACCTCATCACGCCCGAGGCTGACGCCGCATTGTCTGCCTACCCTGGCTTGCTGCGCCAGATCCTGTTCAACCGCGGCCACGCCGAGGCGGACGCCGCCACACGCTACCTCGGCGCCCTGCCGCCTGACGGTAACAACCCCTTGCGCATCAAGGATATGGGCCTGGCGGTGGACCGCATCGAGCACGCCATCCGCAACCAGGAGCTAGTAGCGGTCTACGGCGACTATGACGCCGACGGCGTCACCGCCACCGCCCTGCTGGTGCAAGCCATCCAGGCACTGGGCGGCCGGGCGCGTGATTACATTCCCGACCGCTTCGAGGAAGGCTACGGCCTCAACATCCAGGCCCTGCATACATTGAAAGAAGCCGGTGTCAGCCTGGTCATTAGTGTCGACTGTGGCGTGCGCTCACTGGCCGAGGCCGCCGAGGCCCGCAAGCTGGGGCTCGACCTGATCATCACTGACCACCACACCCCCGGCCCTGAGCTGCCGGATGCGTTTGCCATCATCAACACTAAACAAGACGGCGACGAGTACCCGGAGAAGCAGCTGGCCGGCGTGGGCACCGCCTACAAGCTGGCCGCCGCCCTGCAAGCCCGCCTGCAACCTAACGCCGACCCGCACATGGGACTCGACCTGGTGGCGCTAGGCACGGTGGCCGACATGGTGCCGCTGGCTGGCGAGAACCGCTGGCTGGTGCGCGAAGGCCTGGCCCAGATCCGCCGCCCCGCCCGCCAGGGGCTGATGTCGCTCATGGGCGCGGCGGGCGTCAAGCCCGCCGGGGTCAGCTCCGGCGATATTGGCTACATGCTCGGCCCGCGGCTCAACGCCGCCGGCCGCATGGAGAACGCCAAAGCCGCCTACGACCTGCTGACCACCAACGACATCTTCAAGGCTGGCCAGCTGGCCCAATATCTGGATGTGCGCAATAAGGAGCGCCAGGCGCTGACCCGCGAGATGAGCGCCTCAGCCGAGGTGCTGGCCACCCAGGCCAACCCGGATGCGCTCCTGCTGGTAGCCATCCATCCTGATTACAGCTCAGGCGTGGTCGGCCTGGCCGCCTCACGTCTTGTTGAGCGCTTCTACCGCCCGGCCATCGTCGGCCAGCAGGGTGACGCGTTCACGCGCGCCTCCTGCCGCAGCATTCCCCACTTCCACATCACCCACGCGCTGGAGCAGTGCGCCGATCTGTTCCAGAACTTCGGCGGCCACGCCGCCGCGGCTGGTTTCACCATCCGCAACGAGCGCGTGCCAGAGTTGCTCGAGCGCATGAACGCCATCGCCGTCGACCAGCTCGGCGCGCTGGACCTGCGCCAGGTCATCAAGGTGGACGCGGAGCTACCGCTACACCTGCTCAAGCCAGACATCCTCAACCAGCTCGCTCTGCTGGAGCCGACCGGCTTCGGCAACCCGCAGGTCAATTTGGTGAGCCGCGGCCTCACCGTGCGCTCCGCCCGCACCGTCGGCGCCGATGCACGTCACCTCAAGCTCACCGTCACCGACGGGCGCATTGTCTACGATGCGATCGGGTTTGGGATGGGTGAATGGGCCGGCAACCTGCCCGCCGCCATCGACCTGCTGTATCGTTTCGAAACCAATGAGTTCAACGGGCGCACGCAGCTGCAGCTCAACGTACGCGATCTGAAGCCTGCTAGCTAG
- a CDS encoding glycosyltransferase family 2 protein, which produces MRLSVVIPIFNEANTLEEIIKRVRSSGLADELVLVNDGSTDGTPQLLEKFAAQPGVQVLHHERNQGKGAAVRTGIGAAMGDLILIQDADLEYDPRDFEKLLDPIQNSGADVVYGSRFLGGPRRPTMFWHMVANKLLTLLTNILYNNILTDMETGYKLFKREALQGITIRSNSFNFEPEITAKLLKRRVRIFEVPISFNPRDYSEGKKIGLKDAFEAVWALFWYRFFD; this is translated from the coding sequence ATGAGGCTCAGCGTCGTCATCCCCATCTTTAATGAAGCCAATACGTTGGAAGAAATTATCAAGCGCGTGCGTTCCTCGGGCCTGGCGGACGAGCTGGTGCTGGTGAACGATGGCTCCACAGATGGCACGCCGCAGCTGCTGGAGAAGTTCGCCGCGCAGCCGGGGGTGCAGGTGCTGCACCACGAGCGCAACCAGGGCAAAGGGGCGGCGGTGCGCACGGGCATTGGGGCGGCCATGGGGGATCTGATCCTGATCCAGGATGCCGACCTGGAGTACGACCCGCGTGATTTTGAGAAACTGCTGGACCCGATCCAGAATTCCGGGGCGGATGTGGTGTATGGCTCGCGTTTTCTGGGCGGCCCGCGCCGGCCAACGATGTTCTGGCACATGGTGGCGAATAAGCTACTGACGCTGCTGACCAATATTCTGTATAACAACATCCTCACGGATATGGAGACAGGTTACAAGCTCTTCAAGCGTGAGGCGCTACAAGGCATCACCATCCGCTCGAACAGTTTTAATTTTGAGCCGGAGATCACGGCCAAACTGCTGAAGCGTCGCGTGCGCATCTTTGAAGTGCCGATCAGCTTCAACCCGCGGGATTATTCAGAGGGCAAGAAGATCGGGCTGAAGGATGCGTTCGAGGCGGTGTGGGCGCTGTTCTGGTATCGCTTTTTTGATTAG
- a CDS encoding serine/threonine protein kinase — MPLETGEILRERYQIKEFISRGGMGSIYLAEDLRLEGRLCAVKEVRLDPSLSDETLEQTRTQFLREATVLARMDHPNLPKVSDFFSEGQSDYLVMDYVPGGDLRALMMEAKQRDEFLPEVEVLAWASQIAEGLSYLHSQEPPILHRDVKPSNLKLTPNGVVKLVDFGLVKILAAQEDTVTIVQGRGTALYTPLEQYGGDTGHTDVRSDVYALGATLYHLLSNTPPVEARERFLHPEQMPSLRSLNPEISPRTERAVTWALSLHPEERPQSIAQFQEALFGKLEPAGRASGRVPAPTWADILARGTERSLVWFAGLLLLLGFIATIGH, encoded by the coding sequence ATGCCTTTGGAAACAGGCGAAATTTTACGCGAGCGCTACCAGATCAAAGAGTTCATCAGCCGCGGGGGCATGGGCAGCATCTACCTGGCTGAAGATCTGCGCCTGGAAGGCCGCCTGTGCGCGGTCAAAGAAGTGCGCCTGGACCCTTCGCTGTCTGATGAGACGCTGGAGCAAACCCGCACGCAGTTCCTGCGCGAGGCGACTGTGCTGGCGCGCATGGACCATCCCAACCTGCCCAAGGTGTCTGACTTCTTTTCTGAGGGCCAGAGCGATTACCTGGTGATGGACTATGTGCCCGGCGGCGACCTGCGGGCACTGATGATGGAAGCCAAGCAACGCGACGAGTTTTTGCCCGAGGTGGAAGTGCTGGCCTGGGCCAGCCAGATTGCCGAAGGGTTAAGTTACCTGCACAGCCAGGAGCCGCCGATCCTGCACCGGGATGTGAAACCCAGCAACTTGAAGCTGACGCCGAACGGCGTGGTCAAACTGGTGGACTTTGGCCTGGTGAAGATCCTGGCGGCGCAGGAGGATACGGTGACGATCGTGCAGGGGCGCGGTACGGCGCTGTACACGCCGCTGGAGCAGTATGGCGGCGACACGGGCCACACGGATGTGCGCAGCGATGTGTATGCACTGGGCGCCACGCTGTATCACCTGCTGAGCAATACGCCGCCGGTGGAAGCCCGCGAGCGCTTTTTACATCCGGAGCAGATGCCCAGCCTGCGCTCGCTCAACCCGGAGATCAGCCCACGCACTGAGCGGGCGGTCACCTGGGCGCTGAGTCTGCACCCTGAAGAGCGCCCGCAGAGCATTGCCCAATTCCAGGAAGCCTTGTTTGGCAAGCTGGAGCCCGCCGGACGTGCCTCGGGGCGCGTGCCAGCCCCTACCTGGGCCGACATTCTGGCGCGCGGCACCGAGCGCTCGCTGGTGTGGTTTGCAGGCTTGCTGTTGCTGCTGGGCTTTATTGCGACGATCGGGCACTAG
- a CDS encoding FHA domain-containing protein, translating into MPPSAETHPVLIAQSGPLNGERWPVRNQLTIGRGDDCDIIIPDRKISRHHARLTLAPDGILLEDLDSKNGTHHNGKPLKGSVQLGDGDLIQIALAQKFTFLSSDATVPLDFDLPAEVPEGRRRLHMDKRSRRVWASDVEVLPPLSVAQFSMLEMLYLRDGLVVTRDELVKHVWQEEEALSISDQALDALIRRLRERLAKADPDHEYVITVRGHGLRLDNPVTPDEEQKDPQ; encoded by the coding sequence ATGCCCCCCAGCGCTGAAACTCACCCCGTATTGATCGCTCAAAGCGGCCCGCTGAACGGCGAACGCTGGCCAGTGCGCAACCAGCTCACCATCGGCCGCGGTGATGATTGCGACATCATCATCCCAGACCGCAAGATCTCCCGCCACCACGCCCGCCTTACCCTGGCGCCGGATGGCATCCTCCTCGAAGACCTCGACAGCAAGAACGGCACGCACCACAACGGCAAGCCGCTCAAGGGCAGCGTGCAGCTGGGCGATGGCGACCTGATCCAGATCGCCCTGGCCCAGAAGTTCACCTTCCTCAGCTCAGACGCCACCGTGCCGCTGGATTTTGACCTCCCCGCCGAGGTACCCGAGGGCCGCCGCCGCCTGCACATGGACAAGCGCTCGCGCCGTGTGTGGGCCAGCGATGTGGAAGTGCTGCCGCCGCTCTCCGTGGCCCAGTTCAGCATGCTGGAGATGCTCTACCTGCGCGATGGCCTGGTGGTGACCCGCGATGAGCTGGTCAAGCATGTCTGGCAGGAGGAAGAGGCCCTCAGTATCTCTGACCAGGCGCTGGATGCGCTCATCCGCCGCCTGCGTGAGCGCCTGGCCAAAGCCGACCCCGATCACGAATACGTCATCACCGTCCGCGGCCACGGCCTGCGGCTTGACAATCCCGTAACCCCAGACGAAGAACAAAAAGACCCGCAATAG
- a CDS encoding CpXC domain-containing protein codes for MPRTQVACPQCRTPVTAEVEQLFDVGVDPQAKQKLLNGTVNVIQCPNCRFQGQIPVPVVYHDPSKELLLTYFPPELNTPVMEQEKQIAPFMNRVVNSLKQEERKAYLFKPQQMFTYQNLIEKVLEGEGITKEMLQAQQKRVELLQSLLTAPEDGLVELVKQNAETVDNDFFTLLSRMLQAGLGAGDEKAAVRLGKIQEALLENTELGKQIKQQADEIEAARAALEGVGAELTREKLLELLLAAAESDARLSAMVSMARPGLDYVFFQQLSEQIDKAGEDEKAKLSSLREKLLEMTRQIDEQMQVRVAAAQRNLEAMLAAENPIELLQQNPAILDELFVQVINQSLQDAAEKKDGERLQKLQRLAMLIQQLINPGYNPALLEELIEAPDDAARAKVAEENRESISPEFLESLSAMMVQMQESPDKELAEKVRQAYRAALKASMQKGMQGE; via the coding sequence ATGCCACGAACACAAGTCGCTTGTCCGCAATGCCGCACGCCCGTCACCGCTGAAGTGGAGCAGCTGTTTGACGTGGGGGTTGACCCACAAGCCAAGCAAAAATTATTGAACGGCACGGTCAACGTCATCCAGTGCCCCAACTGCCGCTTCCAGGGCCAGATCCCGGTGCCGGTGGTGTATCACGACCCCAGCAAAGAACTGTTGCTGACCTACTTCCCGCCGGAGTTGAACACGCCGGTGATGGAGCAGGAGAAACAGATCGCCCCGTTCATGAACCGGGTGGTCAACAGCTTGAAGCAGGAAGAGCGCAAAGCGTATCTGTTCAAGCCACAGCAGATGTTCACCTACCAGAACCTGATCGAAAAAGTATTGGAAGGTGAAGGCATCACCAAGGAAATGTTACAGGCGCAACAAAAGCGGGTGGAGCTGCTGCAAAGCCTGCTGACCGCGCCCGAAGATGGCCTGGTGGAGCTGGTCAAGCAGAATGCAGAGACGGTGGATAACGACTTCTTCACCCTGCTGAGCCGCATGCTGCAGGCTGGCTTGGGCGCCGGCGACGAGAAGGCGGCCGTGCGCCTGGGCAAGATCCAGGAAGCGCTGCTCGAGAACACCGAGCTGGGCAAGCAGATCAAGCAACAGGCCGATGAGATCGAGGCGGCGCGGGCCGCGCTGGAAGGCGTGGGCGCCGAGCTGACCCGCGAGAAGTTGCTGGAGCTGCTGCTGGCCGCCGCCGAAAGCGACGCACGCCTGAGCGCGATGGTGAGCATGGCCCGCCCGGGGCTGGACTATGTGTTCTTCCAGCAATTGAGCGAGCAGATTGACAAGGCCGGCGAGGATGAGAAGGCCAAGCTGAGCAGCCTGCGCGAGAAGCTGTTGGAGATGACCCGCCAGATCGACGAGCAGATGCAGGTGCGGGTGGCCGCGGCCCAGCGCAACCTGGAAGCGATGCTGGCCGCCGAGAACCCGATCGAGCTGCTGCAGCAGAACCCAGCCATTTTGGATGAGCTGTTTGTGCAGGTGATCAACCAGAGCCTGCAGGACGCGGCCGAGAAGAAGGACGGCGAGCGCTTACAGAAGTTGCAGCGGCTGGCGATGCTGATCCAGCAGCTGATCAACCCGGGCTACAACCCGGCCCTGCTGGAGGAACTGATCGAGGCGCCGGATGATGCAGCGCGGGCTAAGGTGGCGGAGGAGAACCGCGAGTCGATCTCGCCCGAGTTCCTGGAGAGCCTGTCGGCGATGATGGTGCAGATGCAGGAGAGCCCGGACAAGGAACTGGCCGAGAAGGTGCGCCAGGCGTACCGGGCGGCGTTGAAGGCTTCGATGCAGAAGGGGATGCAGGGGGAGTAA